A DNA window from Mycobacterium sp. IDR2000157661 contains the following coding sequences:
- the malQ gene encoding 4-alpha-glucanotransferase, whose product MTESDASLAELARRYGVATEYEDWTGKNIAVAESTLISVLDALGVAAGTGDERAAALADLDRDYWTRSLPPTIIARSGSAKPFWVHVDHGDPVGLWIRLEDGSVRTGLRQLENNRPPFDLDGRLIGEASFELPADLPIGYHRLHLQVGSSDIGTPIIVSPATLAPPPGRHWGLATQLYSVRSENSWGIGDLTDLTDLAVWSAARHRAGFILVNPLHAAAPTGPMEPSPYLPTSRRFVNPIYLRVEAIPEYAYVRRRGRMRKAREYVQSRAHRADKIDRDSAWKVKRAALHALYQVPRSAGRELAYAAYREREGARLDDFAIWCALAERYGGDWHGWPEELHHPAAAAVAEYASEHADAVDFHRWLQWQLDDQLTAAQATAVQSGMDLGIMHDLAVGVDPNGADSWALQDVLALGVTAGAPPDEFNQLGQDWSQPPWRPDQLEKQAYEPFRALVNAVLRHAGGVRIDHIIGLFRLWWIPQGAPPTDGTYVRYDHEAMIGIVALEAHRAGAVVVGEDLGTVEPWVRDYLHDRGLLGTSILWFEADRDGPDATGGPLPAERWREFCLSAVTTHDLPPTAGYLAGVHVRLREELGLLTRPADEELAADREQQHAWLAELRRVGLLDHEHTVVADVVEALHRYLGRTPSRLLALSLADAVGDLRAQNQPGTTDEYPNWRIPLTGPDGRKLLLEDVFDDEGAARLAEAMRSAVHPSV is encoded by the coding sequence AGGACTGGACCGGCAAGAACATCGCCGTCGCCGAGTCGACCCTGATCTCGGTGCTCGACGCCCTCGGCGTCGCGGCAGGCACCGGCGACGAGCGGGCCGCCGCCCTTGCCGACCTGGACCGCGACTACTGGACGCGCTCGCTGCCGCCGACGATCATCGCGCGCTCAGGCAGCGCCAAACCGTTCTGGGTGCACGTCGACCACGGCGATCCGGTCGGCCTGTGGATCCGCCTCGAGGACGGTTCGGTGCGCACCGGCCTGCGGCAGCTCGAGAACAATCGCCCACCCTTCGACCTCGACGGCCGGCTGATCGGCGAAGCCTCGTTCGAGTTGCCCGCCGACCTGCCGATCGGCTACCACCGCCTGCATCTGCAGGTCGGCTCGTCGGACATCGGCACACCGATCATCGTCTCTCCCGCCACGCTGGCGCCCCCGCCCGGGCGGCACTGGGGACTGGCCACCCAGCTCTACAGTGTGCGATCGGAAAACTCTTGGGGCATCGGCGATCTGACGGATCTGACGGACCTCGCCGTGTGGTCGGCGGCGCGGCATCGGGCCGGCTTCATCCTGGTGAACCCGCTTCATGCGGCGGCGCCGACCGGACCGATGGAACCGTCGCCCTACCTGCCCACCTCGCGGCGCTTCGTCAACCCGATCTACCTGCGGGTGGAGGCGATACCCGAATACGCCTATGTCCGCCGTCGCGGCCGGATGCGCAAAGCGCGCGAGTACGTGCAGAGCCGCGCGCACCGCGCCGACAAGATCGACCGCGACTCGGCGTGGAAGGTCAAACGTGCCGCGCTGCATGCCCTGTACCAGGTGCCGCGCTCGGCAGGGCGCGAACTCGCCTATGCCGCCTACCGCGAGCGCGAGGGCGCCCGCCTCGACGACTTCGCAATCTGGTGCGCGCTGGCCGAGCGGTACGGCGGCGACTGGCACGGGTGGCCCGAAGAACTTCACCATCCCGCCGCCGCCGCGGTCGCCGAGTACGCCTCCGAACACGCCGATGCCGTCGACTTCCATCGGTGGCTGCAGTGGCAACTCGACGACCAGCTCACCGCCGCACAGGCCACTGCGGTCCAGTCCGGGATGGATCTGGGCATCATGCACGACCTGGCCGTCGGGGTGGACCCCAACGGCGCCGACTCCTGGGCGCTGCAGGACGTGTTGGCGCTCGGCGTCACGGCGGGCGCGCCTCCCGACGAGTTCAACCAACTGGGCCAGGACTGGTCACAGCCGCCATGGCGCCCCGACCAGCTCGAGAAGCAGGCATACGAGCCGTTCCGCGCATTGGTCAACGCGGTGCTCCGGCACGCAGGCGGGGTGCGCATCGACCACATCATCGGGTTGTTCCGGCTCTGGTGGATTCCGCAGGGCGCCCCACCCACCGACGGCACTTACGTGCGCTACGACCACGAGGCGATGATCGGCATCGTGGCGCTGGAGGCCCACCGCGCCGGCGCCGTCGTCGTCGGCGAGGACCTGGGCACAGTCGAGCCGTGGGTGCGGGACTACCTGCACGATCGTGGGCTGCTCGGGACGTCGATCCTGTGGTTCGAGGCCGACCGCGACGGTCCCGATGCCACGGGCGGACCACTGCCCGCCGAGCGTTGGCGTGAATTCTGCCTGTCCGCGGTCACCACGCACGACCTGCCGCCGACGGCGGGTTATCTTGCGGGCGTGCACGTGCGGCTGCGTGAGGAACTCGGGCTGCTGACCCGGCCCGCCGACGAGGAACTGGCCGCCGACCGCGAGCAACAGCACGCCTGGCTCGCCGAACTGCGCCGCGTCGGGCTGCTCGACCACGAGCACACCGTTGTCGCCGACGTCGTCGAGGCATTGCATCGCTATCTCGGCCGCACGCCATCGCGTCTGCTCGCCCTGTCGCTGGCCGACGCGGTCGGCGACCTACGCGCCCAGAACCAGCCGGGAACCACCGACGAATACCCGAACTGGCGGATCCCGCTGACCGGTCCGGACGGCAGGAAACTGCTGCTCGAGGACGTGTTCGACGACGAAGGAGCGGCCCGCCTTGCCGAGGCGATGCGCTCGGCGGTGCACCCGTCGGTGTAA
- a CDS encoding SRPBCC family protein: MRVQRQCVIDADRDTIWKVVSDPGCYPQFMASLNRFETLSDDPAGLGARYTVHWKVGSVPIGGTVEVVEFDPPRELSWTALTGVSQRGRFRLRETDDGRTKVTFRLAYESAGNVLGLIADRVAARQVGRNMSRTLVNLREMVEG, encoded by the coding sequence ATGAGGGTCCAACGGCAGTGCGTCATCGACGCGGACCGGGACACGATCTGGAAGGTGGTCAGCGATCCGGGCTGCTATCCGCAGTTCATGGCCAGCCTGAACCGGTTCGAGACGCTCAGCGACGACCCGGCCGGGTTGGGCGCGCGCTACACCGTGCACTGGAAGGTGGGTTCCGTGCCGATCGGCGGCACGGTCGAGGTGGTCGAGTTCGACCCGCCCCGCGAGCTGTCGTGGACCGCGCTGACCGGCGTTTCTCAGCGTGGCCGGTTCCGGCTTCGCGAGACCGACGACGGACGCACGAAGGTCACTTTTCGGTTGGCCTACGAGTCGGCTGGCAACGTGCTCGGACTGATCGCCGACCGAGTGGCCGCGCGTCAGGTCGGCCGCAATATGAGCCGAACGCTGGTCAACCTGCGGGAGATGGTCGAGGGCTGA
- a CDS encoding lysophospholipid acyltransferase family protein, translated as MAGIDDVLGWAKDQVAARVPKADLDQRDADYIREQLPGLWLLASLYFRADVQGLDRIPADGPVLLVGNHSGGNLPPDTFVFTLAFCSYFGVERPFYQLAHNLVVSMPGLGSLRKFGTVAANHDNATMALKSGAALLVYPGGDYEVFRPSWQRHRVDFGGRKGYVRLAREAGVPIVPVASVGGQEAALFLDRGQWLAKLLMVDKMARLKSVPILLAPPWGLAVSDMVPRLPLPTKIAIEVQDPIDADDIASSEDDVINDKVLNSLQSGVDRLAAKRRLPVIG; from the coding sequence ATGGCGGGGATCGACGACGTTCTCGGATGGGCCAAGGATCAGGTGGCGGCCCGGGTCCCCAAGGCCGACCTCGACCAGCGCGACGCCGACTACATCCGCGAGCAGTTGCCGGGCCTGTGGTTGTTGGCGTCCCTGTACTTCCGCGCCGATGTCCAGGGACTCGACCGGATCCCCGCCGACGGGCCCGTGTTGCTCGTGGGCAATCACAGCGGCGGCAATCTACCGCCGGACACCTTCGTCTTCACGCTCGCGTTCTGCTCGTACTTCGGCGTCGAGCGGCCTTTCTACCAACTCGCGCACAACCTCGTCGTCTCGATGCCGGGACTGGGATCACTGCGCAAGTTCGGCACGGTGGCGGCCAACCACGACAACGCCACCATGGCGCTGAAGTCGGGCGCGGCGTTGCTGGTGTATCCCGGCGGGGACTACGAGGTGTTCCGACCGTCCTGGCAGCGGCACCGGGTCGACTTCGGCGGACGCAAGGGCTACGTGCGGCTCGCCCGTGAGGCCGGGGTGCCGATCGTGCCCGTCGCCAGCGTCGGAGGCCAGGAGGCCGCGCTGTTCCTCGACCGCGGGCAATGGCTGGCCAAGCTGTTGATGGTCGACAAGATGGCGCGGTTGAAGAGCGTGCCCATCCTGCTGGCGCCGCCGTGGGGCCTGGCCGTCAGCGACATGGTGCCGCGGCTGCCGCTGCCCACGAAGATCGCCATCGAGGTGCAGGATCCGATCGATGCCGACGACATCGCGTCCAGCGAAGACGACGTCATCAACGACAAGGTCCTCAACAGCCTGCAGAGCGGCGTGGACCGGCTGGCGGCGAAGCGACGGCTCCCGGTGATCGGCTGA
- a CDS encoding metal-dependent hydrolase — protein sequence MLRPRRFDREIDPGPVQIQARQVKFDLTGIPLEWIPGHPVASTMINLFNVVLPAAEHWFVKTYNEALPLVADPKLADDIRGFVGQEATHAAAHDHVIEEFLVGNGVDPAPMLDAVDYIFEKVLAPTDSTDPERRLNNLCERLWFIAAIEHYTAVLGDFALNSSWDEHNANPTMVDLFRWHGSEEVEHRCVAHDTAVYFHDSYPDRIRAMVTAATMIFAFFQRGTWYLLKSDPTSDIGWLQMQRLRMQDSKLGLLPTFRTLFGANTLTYFRPGFSPEEMGSTAQAVAYLATSPAARAAHL from the coding sequence ATGCTGCGACCCCGCCGCTTCGATCGCGAGATCGACCCGGGTCCCGTGCAGATCCAGGCCCGCCAGGTCAAGTTCGACCTGACCGGCATTCCGCTGGAGTGGATCCCCGGACACCCCGTCGCCTCGACGATGATCAACCTGTTCAACGTCGTGCTGCCCGCGGCCGAGCACTGGTTCGTCAAGACCTACAACGAGGCGCTGCCACTGGTCGCCGATCCCAAGCTCGCCGACGACATCCGCGGGTTCGTCGGCCAGGAGGCCACCCACGCCGCCGCGCACGACCACGTCATCGAGGAGTTCCTCGTCGGCAACGGCGTCGACCCGGCGCCCATGCTGGACGCCGTCGACTACATTTTCGAAAAGGTCTTGGCGCCAACAGATTCCACCGATCCCGAGCGACGGCTCAACAACCTCTGCGAGCGGTTGTGGTTCATCGCGGCGATCGAGCACTATACGGCCGTGCTGGGTGACTTCGCGCTCAACTCCAGCTGGGACGAGCACAACGCGAACCCGACGATGGTCGACCTTTTCCGCTGGCACGGCAGCGAGGAGGTCGAGCACCGCTGCGTCGCCCACGACACGGCGGTGTACTTCCACGACAGTTACCCTGACCGCATCCGGGCCATGGTGACGGCGGCGACCATGATCTTCGCGTTCTTCCAGCGCGGCACCTGGTATCTGCTCAAGTCGGACCCCACCAGCGACATCGGGTGGTTGCAGATGCAGCGGCTGCGGATGCAGGACTCCAAGCTGGGTCTGCTGCCCACGTTCCGGACCCTGTTCGGAGCCAACACCCTGACCTACTTCCGGCCCGGTTTCTCGCCGGAGGAAATGGGCTCGACCGCTCAGGCCGTCGCCTACCTGGCCACCTCGCCGGCCGCGCGGGCCGCTCACCTTTGA
- a CDS encoding PDR/VanB family oxidoreductase, protein MGLRQRYRQLPGNPLRRDRPFLALGLADAVISGLDALAAATRRVAPPPERDHSLVLRVADRQVVAHDDNVVALTLTAADGGALPRWHPGAHIDVHLPSGLIRQYSLCGDAAATDSYRIAVRRMPAGGGGSVEMHGLQPGATVTSHGPRNAFPMTVPGFGSPTRQLRFVAGGIGITPILPMLALAQRLGVDWSMVYAGRSLDSLPFVDEVAAFGDRVTVRTDEVDGLPSAAELLGDCPGGTAVYACGPAPMLTAIRARLVGRDDVELHFERFAAPPVVDGTEFGVTVASSGRSVRVGAEETLLAALNRAGVSAPYSCQQGFCGTCRTRVLAGAVDHRDTLLTEPERDEHMLICVSRGVQGTELTLDL, encoded by the coding sequence ATGGGCCTGCGGCAGCGCTACCGGCAGTTGCCGGGCAACCCGCTGCGCCGGGACCGGCCGTTTTTGGCGCTGGGCTTGGCGGACGCGGTCATCTCCGGCCTCGATGCGCTGGCCGCCGCGACCCGCCGGGTGGCTCCGCCGCCCGAGCGGGACCACAGCCTCGTCCTGCGCGTGGCCGACCGGCAGGTGGTGGCCCACGACGACAACGTGGTGGCGTTGACCCTCACCGCAGCCGACGGCGGTGCGCTGCCCCGCTGGCATCCGGGCGCGCACATCGACGTCCACCTGCCCAGCGGGCTGATCCGTCAGTACTCGCTGTGCGGTGATGCGGCGGCCACTGATTCCTATCGGATCGCCGTGCGACGTATGCCCGCAGGTGGCGGCGGGTCGGTCGAGATGCACGGCCTGCAGCCGGGCGCAACGGTGACGTCGCACGGCCCGCGCAACGCCTTCCCGATGACGGTGCCCGGCTTCGGGTCGCCGACCCGGCAACTGCGGTTCGTCGCGGGTGGCATCGGGATCACGCCGATTCTGCCCATGCTGGCCCTCGCGCAGCGGCTCGGAGTCGACTGGTCGATGGTGTACGCCGGCCGCAGCCTCGACAGCTTGCCGTTCGTCGACGAGGTCGCGGCGTTCGGCGACCGGGTGACCGTGCGCACCGACGAGGTCGACGGCCTGCCGAGCGCTGCCGAGCTCCTCGGTGACTGTCCCGGGGGCACCGCGGTCTACGCCTGCGGCCCGGCGCCGATGCTGACGGCGATCCGCGCCCGGCTGGTCGGCCGCGACGACGTCGAACTGCACTTCGAACGGTTCGCTGCGCCGCCGGTCGTCGACGGCACCGAATTCGGTGTGACGGTCGCCTCGAGTGGGCGAAGCGTGCGAGTGGGCGCCGAGGAGACCTTGTTGGCGGCGCTTAACCGCGCCGGCGTGTCCGCGCCGTATTCGTGTCAGCAGGGCTTCTGCGGAACCTGCCGGACCCGGGTGCTGGCCGGCGCCGTCGACCACCGCGACACGCTGCTGACCGAGCCGGAACGAGACGAGCACATGCTGATCTGTGTCTCGCGTGGGGTACAGGGAACCGAACTGACGCTCGACCTGTAG
- a CDS encoding serine/threonine-protein kinase, with protein sequence MPLADGATFAGYTIVRQLGSGGMGEVYLAQHPRLPRRDALKVLPASVSADEEYRERFNREADIAATLWHPHIVGVHDRGDHQGQIWISMDYVEGTDAARLLRDSHPDGMPQREVAAIVAAVADALDYAHQRGLLHRDVKPANILLAHPESGDQRILLADFGIAKWANDISGLTATNMTVGTVSYAAPEQLMGERLDGRADQYALAATAFHLLTGRPPFAHSNPAVVISQHLSAAPPAIGARRPDLAGLDPVMAKALAKDPKDRFERCADFARALRHQLGVAADDDDSTRQVPIATPSKRSPIRAAVLVPAVLAVLLVAAVAFALAELRRADEEEAAVRQTSAPAPTPSALRALPPPQAPAPPPTATTTAPTTTTAPTTTAPAAAVIGADCSPVGSTGTTEDGSTAYCSTLQTTGASIWSLTEGDIPSPTITAEPTDEVLPLAEESPVRVCMQQTGQTRRECRRDIRESNGLPSLP encoded by the coding sequence ATGCCGCTGGCCGATGGCGCGACGTTCGCCGGATACACCATCGTCCGACAACTCGGTTCCGGCGGCATGGGCGAGGTGTACCTGGCACAGCACCCTCGGCTGCCACGCCGCGATGCGCTCAAAGTGCTGCCCGCCTCGGTCTCTGCCGACGAGGAGTACCGCGAGCGGTTCAACCGCGAGGCCGACATCGCCGCCACCCTCTGGCATCCGCACATCGTCGGCGTCCACGACCGCGGTGACCACCAGGGCCAGATCTGGATCTCGATGGACTACGTCGAGGGCACCGACGCCGCTCGGCTGCTGCGCGACAGCCACCCCGACGGCATGCCGCAACGCGAGGTCGCGGCCATCGTCGCGGCCGTGGCCGATGCGCTCGACTACGCCCACCAGCGCGGCCTGCTGCACCGCGACGTCAAACCGGCCAACATCCTGCTCGCCCATCCCGAATCCGGCGATCAGCGAATCTTGTTGGCCGACTTCGGAATCGCCAAGTGGGCGAACGACATCAGCGGGCTCACCGCGACCAACATGACGGTCGGCACGGTCTCCTACGCCGCACCCGAGCAGCTGATGGGTGAGCGGCTCGACGGCCGCGCCGACCAGTACGCGCTGGCCGCCACGGCGTTTCACCTGCTGACCGGTAGGCCGCCGTTTGCGCACTCCAACCCGGCCGTGGTGATCAGTCAGCACCTCTCGGCGGCGCCGCCTGCGATCGGCGCCCGGCGCCCGGACCTCGCGGGTCTGGATCCGGTGATGGCCAAAGCGCTCGCCAAGGACCCGAAAGACCGGTTCGAACGATGCGCGGACTTCGCCAGGGCGCTGCGCCACCAGCTCGGCGTCGCCGCCGACGATGACGACAGCACCCGGCAGGTGCCGATCGCCACCCCGTCCAAACGGTCGCCGATTCGCGCCGCAGTGCTGGTCCCCGCGGTCCTCGCCGTCCTGCTCGTCGCTGCGGTCGCATTCGCGCTCGCGGAACTGCGCCGCGCCGACGAAGAGGAGGCCGCGGTGAGGCAGACTTCCGCGCCCGCGCCGACCCCCTCGGCGTTGCGGGCCTTGCCGCCGCCACAAGCGCCTGCGCCGCCCCCCACCGCCACCACGACGGCCCCGACCACCACGACGGCCCCGACCACCACGGCACCGGCCGCCGCGGTGATCGGCGCCGACTGCTCACCGGTGGGCAGCACCGGTACAACCGAAGACGGGTCCACCGCCTACTGCTCGACGTTGCAGACCACCGGCGCATCGATCTGGTCGCTCACCGAGGGCGACATACCCAGCCCCACCATCACCGCCGAGCCCACCGACGAGGTGTTGCCGTTAGCCGAGGAGTCCCCGGTGCGTGTCTGCATGCAGCAGACGGGCCAGACCCGCCGCGAGTGCCGGCGCGACATCCGCGAGAGCAACGGCCTGCCGTCGCTGCCATGA
- a CDS encoding LLM class F420-dependent oxidoreductase, producing MKYAVIAPVAAGVTGNPAFMAEFAQHLERCGFESVVAVEHTVLMSHYTSVYPYDSSGRVELPADCAVPDPLDLLAFLAGHTHRLRLATGVLVLPNHHPVVLAKRIATLDVLSGGRLRLCVGMGWLKEEIEACGADFATRGRRADEQIAVMRLLWEDRPGGADHDGEFFRFANAMSYPKPAAPVPIHIGGHSRAAARRAGRLGDGFQPLGVGGADLTDLVALMREEALRCGRDPEVLELSLGHLVTKVDADRAAKLEALGADRLVLAMPATADIAEACDALSACAQRLGLTA from the coding sequence ATGAAATACGCCGTCATCGCACCCGTCGCGGCGGGCGTCACGGGAAACCCGGCGTTCATGGCCGAGTTCGCCCAGCACCTCGAGCGGTGCGGGTTCGAGTCGGTCGTCGCGGTCGAGCACACCGTGCTCATGTCGCACTACACCAGCGTGTACCCCTACGACAGCTCCGGCCGGGTGGAACTACCCGCCGACTGCGCGGTGCCCGATCCTCTTGACCTGCTTGCCTTCTTGGCCGGCCACACCCACCGGCTGCGGTTGGCGACCGGCGTGCTGGTGCTGCCCAACCACCACCCCGTCGTGCTCGCCAAACGGATCGCCACGCTGGACGTCCTCTCGGGCGGGCGGCTGCGCCTGTGCGTCGGGATGGGCTGGCTCAAGGAGGAGATCGAGGCCTGCGGCGCCGACTTCGCCACCCGCGGCCGCCGCGCCGACGAACAGATCGCGGTGATGCGGCTGCTGTGGGAGGACCGCCCGGGCGGCGCCGACCACGACGGCGAATTCTTCCGCTTCGCCAACGCGATGAGCTACCCGAAACCGGCCGCCCCGGTGCCGATCCATATCGGCGGGCACAGTCGGGCCGCGGCCAGGAGGGCGGGACGGCTCGGTGACGGATTCCAGCCGCTCGGTGTCGGCGGCGCCGACCTCACCGACCTCGTCGCGCTGATGCGCGAGGAGGCGCTGCGGTGTGGGCGCGACCCGGAGGTGCTGGAGCTCTCGCTGGGCCACCTGGTGACCAAGGTCGACGCCGACCGCGCTGCGAAACTCGAGGCGCTGGGCGCGGACCGGCTGGTCCTGGCCATGCCGGCGACCGCCGACATCGCCGAGGCCTGCGACGCCCTGTCCGCCTGCGCGCAACGGCTGGGGCTCACGGCATGA
- a CDS encoding NUDIX domain-containing protein — translation MPKLSAGLLLYRMGEDGVEVLLGHPGGPFWARRDDGAWSIPKGEYAAGDDPWVVARREFEEETGKPPPEGPRIDLAEVRQPGGKLVTAFAVRGDLDLAGTRSNTFVLEWPKGSGSFREYPEIDRLVWFPVAQARSKLLKGQRLLLDRLLAAVGAGEQDGSRSR, via the coding sequence GTGCCCAAGTTGAGCGCCGGTCTACTTCTGTACCGGATGGGCGAGGACGGCGTCGAGGTGCTTCTAGGGCACCCCGGCGGGCCGTTCTGGGCCCGCCGGGACGACGGTGCGTGGTCGATCCCGAAAGGGGAGTACGCGGCAGGCGATGATCCGTGGGTGGTCGCGCGCCGCGAGTTCGAGGAGGAGACCGGCAAGCCGCCACCCGAGGGGCCGCGCATTGACCTCGCCGAGGTCAGACAACCCGGGGGCAAGCTCGTCACCGCCTTCGCGGTGCGGGGCGACCTCGACTTGGCGGGCACCCGGTCCAATACCTTCGTGTTGGAGTGGCCGAAGGGGTCGGGCAGCTTCAGGGAGTATCCCGAAATCGACCGCCTGGTCTGGTTTCCCGTGGCGCAGGCTCGGTCGAAGCTGTTGAAGGGTCAGCGGCTCCTGCTCGACCGTCTGCTTGCGGCAGTCGGAGCCGGTGAACAGGACGGGTCTCGATCGCGTTGA